In Silene latifolia isolate original U9 population chromosome 3, ASM4854445v1, whole genome shotgun sequence, a single window of DNA contains:
- the LOC141649318 gene encoding uncharacterized protein LOC141649318 — MSVGNLEEENELLMHSKRVIFLNSLEGRSEAYLEWERKIDRLFDFKDLDDDKRCRFAILKLSKGASLWYEAMKAKRVREGKEKIDSWVSLKRKLRKRYVPSTHRLSTYRKIADFRQGKLSVSEYLDEFQNLAIMGELEEIEEQKIARFLRGLNYNIASTVELYQYFDFDTLCSLCLKVESQGKTKYGSGSNSESSKPKTWSKPEFKSLGGTPNNQAVSNTSIGNPKNTAGQSSKPPGKETSLAKVRCFKCQGFGHYQSACPNQRVVTLREAFECRDELLAEEEQMDEFLISNDNEEGEEEVEGYEAPNVNTNLVLRTLKIDSKPIESGQRNQLFHTNCKVNNRWVSLIIDGGSCTNVASTEMVSKLGLKTTKHPHPYALHWLDNGSSVKVTKQARVNLAMGSYVDEIRENELCSSLYHLKKPVFFATNTVPKAGISLLIGKRDVERAIDGGERVFLLVAKENSSSNVVLQENDQVEKLLTEFSDVFPDELPAGLPPIRGIEHQIDLIPGSSLPNKAAYRCNPKETKELQKQIDELMARGYVRESISPCLCLTGTTCAKERWVVEDVC; from the exons ATGAGCGTTGGCAACCTAGAAGAGGAGAACGAATTGTTGATGCATTCAAAGCGAGTGATCTTCCTGAATTCGTTGGAGGGGCGATCCGAGGCCTACTTGGAGTGGGAACGGAAAATCGATCGTTTGTTCGATTTCAAAGACTTGGATGATGATAAGAGGTGTAGGTTTGCAATTCTGAAATTGAGCAAAGGAGCATCGTTGTGGTATGAGGCGATGAAGGCTAAGAGGGTCCGAGAAGGCAAGGAGAAAATTGATTCTTGGGTATCCCTAAAACGCAAACTACGGAAAAGGTATGTACCATCGACCCATAGGTTGTCTACTTATCGCAAAATCGCTGATTTTAGACAAGGCAAATTGAGTGTTAGCGAGTATTTAGATGAATTTCAGAATCTTGCTATTATGGGTGAATTGGAAGAAATAGAGGAACAAAAAATTGCTCGATTTTTGCGTGGTTTAAATTATAACATTGCTAGCACGGTTGAGTTATACCAATATTTTGATTTTGATACTTTGTGTAGTCTTTGTTTGAAAGTCGAATCCCAAGGGAAAACTAAGTATGGGAGTGGGTCGAATTCAGAATCGAGTAAGCCTAAAACGTGGTCTAAACCCGAGTTTAAATCGCTCGGCGGTACCCCAAACAACCAGGCCGTGTCTAACACCTCGATCGGCAACCCTAAAAACACCGCTGGTCAGTCCTCTAAACCCCCGGGAAAAGAGACTAGTTTGGCTAAGGTTCGATGCTTTAAGTGTCAAGGATTCGGTCATTATCAAAGTGCATGTCCTAATCAACGAGTTGTGACCTTAAGAGAAGCCTTTGAGTGTCGGGATGAATTGTTGGCCGAGGAAGAACAAATGGATGAGTTTCTGATTTCTAATGATAATGAGGAAGGGGAAGAAGAAGTAGAGGGTTATGAGGCACCTAATGTCAATACTAATTTGGTTTTGCGAACTTTGAAAATTGATTCTAAACCAATTGAGTCGGGACAACGGAACCAACTGTTTCATACTAATTGTAAGGTGAATAATAGATGGGTAAGTCTAATTATCGATGGGGGAAGTTGTACTAACGTTGCCTCTACTGAAATGGTGTCTAAGTTGGGTCTTAAGACCACAAAACATCCCCATCCTTATGCTTTGCATTGGCTAGATAACGGTAGTAGTGTCAAAGTTACTAAACAGGCCCGTGTGAATTTAGCAATGGGTTCGTATGTTGATGAG ATAAGGGAAAACgaattgtgctcaagcctttATCACCTCAAAAAGCCAGTGTTCTTTGCCACAAACACGGTTCCCAAGGCCGGTATatcgttgttgattggaaaacgGGATGTGGAGCGAGCTATTGATGGTGGTGAACGGGTTTTCTTACTGGTTGCTAAAGAGAATTCGAGTtctaatgttgttttgcaggaaaatGACCAAGTTGAAAAACTCCTTACGGAGTTTAGTGATGTATTTCCCGATGAGCTACCGGCTGGTTTGCCTCCTATTCGGGgcattgaacatcaaattgaccTTATTCCGGGCTCATCTCTCCCGAATAAGGCTGCTTATCGTTGTAATCCCAAAGAAACAAAGGAACTCCAAAAGCAAATCGATGAATTGATGGCTAGGGGCTATGTTCGTGAAAGCATAAGTCCTTGTCTTTGTCTGACCGGTACTActtgtgccaaagaaagatgggtcgtggaggatgtgtgttga